The stretch of DNA CAGGGTACGGCTGTAACCATTGATGTTGCTAAGCAGCTTCGCGTTCGAGATATGAAGCTGATTGTTAACAAAGCCTACCGGCAGCTCGACCCCGAAGCTTTGCGACAGAAAGTGGAAGAAACCTATGATCTCAAGGTCGCTGGGGTGTTTCCTCTATCAGAAGAGATTGTGCAATTGGCGAGTGAAGGCGTGTTTTGCTTGAAATATCCAGATCATCCCGTTAGCCATGAGTTTCAAAAGGTGGCGCAGCATGTGAGCTAATGCCAGGTTTTATAGCTGCTAGCAATGGTGACTATGCTGCACATTTCGCGACTTATTCTAGCTGATGGATAAATTGGGTGCGGTGCGTTACGCTTCGCGAACACACCCTACGAGTACTGTATTGTACTACATCTAGCTGATGGATCAAGTATTGCCCGACCTTAAATGTATTGAATTGACCTGTGTAAATCATAAAGGATAGCAAGATGGTAGACTCTAGCCAGGATGTAGATCGTGATGTAACCAGTGGACATCTCAGTAGCCTAACTCGATCGATACAATCTGCCACGTCGTCGTTTCGTAACTACCTGCAAGATCTGCATCAAGCATACTTACCGCTCAATGAAGGGGCGATCGCTGACTACATTCCTGAACTAGCTCTCGCGCAACCCAATTGGTTTGGTATCTGTACCGTAACCATGGATGGACAGATCGTTGAGGTGGGTAACTGCGACCAGCTATTCACCATTCAGTCGATTTCCAAGGCCTTTGTTTACGGTCTGGCGTTGGAAGACCACGGTCGCGAGTATGTCAACAGTAAGGTGAGCGTTGAACCTACGGGGGAGGCGTTTAATGCAATTGTTCTGGATGAAGCGACCAACCGCCCCTATAATCCTATGGTGAATGCGGGGGCGATCGCCACGGCGGATTTGATTCAAGGGAATGGAGCTACAGAGCGCATCAAGCGGGTGCTAGCTATGTTTCAGCGCTATACTGGCCGGGAGCTAGATGTGAGTGTCCCGGTTTTTCTGTCTGAACGGGCCACAGGCAACCGTAACCGGGCTATTGCCTATCTGATGCTGAACTTTGGCATGGTCAGCGATCGCATTGATGAAACCTTGGATCTTTATTTTCAGCAATGTTCTCTGTTGGTCAATGCCCGTGATTTGGCTATGATGGCAGCCACGTTGGCGAATAAAGGCATTAACCCCGTCACTGGCGAACGGGCCCTTGATGAACGTTACGTGCAGGATGTGATCAGCGTCATGCTGACTTGCGGTATGTACGACTACTCTGGGGAGTGGACGTATCGGGTTGGTATTCCTGCCAAAAGCGGTGTGGGTGGTGGTATTACAGGTGTTGTACCTGGTCAGTTGGGAATTGGTACTTTTTCACCCTGTTTGGATGCGAAAGGTAACAGCGTTCGGGGCATTAAAGTCTTTGAGCGGCTCTCCCAAGATTTTGGACTTCATCTGTTTAACGCTGCACCCGCCGAACGCTCGTTGCAGGATTGCCTGAATAGCAACGGTTTGGATACCTGGTAGGGTACAGGTGGCTAGAGTTCTGCTGTTCCGTAGGAGGGCGTCATTTGTTGCAAGCTCCTTTTCAATGTTGCTTAAGGCTTAAACCTCTATGAGAAGAGGGTTGAGCGTAGCCGAAACCCAGCAACGTAGCTTTATAGAATGGAGTCACCACCTTACACCACGCCACAGATTTGTTCCTGAGTAGTGCTAAGCTTCGAGATATATTCGGGGTAAGCGAATTCACTCGTCATCACCTTGGAGATGCATCATGGTTCTATTATCCACTCGCGTTAAAAATTCTGCCCAATCGTCTGGTAAACAGACGCTGAATGAGGTTATTGGATTATTTCGCGCCCGCCTATCGCTCCGGATTGTCTTCTGGATCTTTCTGAGCATCATGGTGATCGAGGCAGTTTTACTAGTGCCTTCGGTGGAACGACGTAGACAGGAGATTTTAGATCAGGTTGAAGAGGTTTCGACGGGTAAGATTAGCTGGATTTTGATGACCTATCCAGATGCCACGCCCCAAGAATTGTTGACCCAAGTGGAGCAGCTTCAGGCAGATCCGATGCTAGAAAGCATTTTGGGAGGAGCAATTTATACTCCTGATGGATCCGTGATGGGTACCTTTGGTGAAGCACCAGCGCTTTTGTTTAATGCTGCTGTACGGGGGGAAGCACTTTATCTGCCTCAGCCTGAGGGCGATCGCTACGATGTAGCTTGGCCAACCCTGCTGCCAGATGGACAACATTTTATTGTGATTCGTCATGATGCTCAAGGTACCCGAACTGCTCTGTTCACCTATGTGCTACGGGTGGCTGGATTGGTGGTGATTATCTCCGGCTTTGTCACCCTAGTGATGATGGTGGTGCTGGGCCCTAACTTGATTAGCCCCATTCTGCGGCTCCGGCGTGATTTAGCTAAGGCTGGAGAGGCGATCGCTCAAGACCA from Candidatus Obscuribacterales bacterium encodes:
- the glsA gene encoding glutaminase A, whose product is MVDSSQDVDRDVTSGHLSSLTRSIQSATSSFRNYLQDLHQAYLPLNEGAIADYIPELALAQPNWFGICTVTMDGQIVEVGNCDQLFTIQSISKAFVYGLALEDHGREYVNSKVSVEPTGEAFNAIVLDEATNRPYNPMVNAGAIATADLIQGNGATERIKRVLAMFQRYTGRELDVSVPVFLSERATGNRNRAIAYLMLNFGMVSDRIDETLDLYFQQCSLLVNARDLAMMAATLANKGINPVTGERALDERYVQDVISVMLTCGMYDYSGEWTYRVGIPAKSGVGGGITGVVPGQLGIGTFSPCLDAKGNSVRGIKVFERLSQDFGLHLFNAAPAERSLQDCLNSNGLDTW
- a CDS encoding HAMP domain-containing protein; amino-acid sequence: MVLLSTRVKNSAQSSGKQTLNEVIGLFRARLSLRIVFWIFLSIMVIEAVLLVPSVERRRQEILDQVEEVSTGKISWILMTYPDATPQELLTQVEQLQADPMLESILGGAIYTPDGSVMGTFGEAPALLFNAAVRGEALYLPQPEGDRYDVAWPTLLPDGQHFIVIRHDAQGTRTALFTYVLRVAGLVVIISGFVTLVMMVVLGPNLISPILRLRRDLAKAGEAIAQDQPSTEFSSTHIRRKDELGDVIHTFRQMFQDISTAVAERKRVEQELRLNNQQMRQYLDQVDRVTAAAVDVESDCFDPSCLSEVGQRSDELGQLARVFQHMA